Proteins encoded in a region of the Mycolicibacterium chitae genome:
- the rpoZ gene encoding DNA-directed RNA polymerase subunit omega has product MTNTHADTLTATDAVDTAGFGAYDTPLGITNPPIDELLERVSSKYALVIYAAKRARQINDYYNQLGDGILEYVGPLVEPGLQEKPLSIAMREIHGDLLEHTEGE; this is encoded by the coding sequence GTGACTAACACGCACGCCGACACCCTGACCGCCACCGACGCGGTCGACACCGCGGGATTCGGCGCCTACGACACGCCGTTGGGCATCACCAACCCGCCCATCGATGAGTTGCTGGAGCGGGTGTCGAGCAAGTACGCGCTGGTGATCTACGCCGCCAAGCGCGCCCGGCAGATCAACGACTACTACAACCAGCTCGGCGACGGCATCCTCGAGTACGTCGGCCCGCTGGTGGAGCCGGGCCTGCAGGAGAAGCCGCTGTCGATCGCGATGCGCGAGATCCACGGCGATCTGCTCGAGCACACCGAAGGCGAGTAG